The genomic segment AGCTATTTTTATACAGCATAATGATTATTGGCTCCCTTGTTATCACCTCTCAACAGTCTGTAATTTCCTTGTTCACTTCAGCCAAGAGCTGAAAAGAAGAATAACAAACCTTTGGACCATGCAGGATGACTCACTTAACCGATAGCGCTGCATGCCCTGATTTGTGGAAAAATATCTCGGTACCTCCTTGGGGTTTCGTTTAATCATACTCCAGCCTTTGGTCTTATCAGAATTCACGATGtgaattatttcattatttcatcgAGAAGACAGCCAGGAATGGGAAGCACCAAAATGTCCACAGCGGTCCCGGTGCTCCAGCTCCACTGCTTACTCTAACCTGACCGGGGATCTGGACCAGACTGCTGCTGATGTATCTGCCGGACGCGGGGTTCCACAAGGAGCAGTTGTAGGGCTCCTTGTAATCTTTCTTCTCCAGAGAACTGCTGACAGTCAGCCACCCGCCCGCGTCTACCCGTTTACTGGTGTTGATCCTCGGGGAGACTCCCGCCAGTCTGGTAGAGCCGTGGAACCAGTGCACATCTCCGTCCGGGTGGACCCCTGTGAAGGTGCAGGCGGGACCCTCGCGAGTCACGGCAACATCGACGTTCCCGCCGCACTCTGAGGGGGAAGACGGCGAGAAGGGTTTCAAGAAGGAGGACTGAAGCATAGGGGATTCTTAGAGGAATCACTCTAAACTGCCATACAGTGTATCAGTGTACTATGATCTGAGAAGACACTGGAGAAGCTATAATTGTTCTGTATTTCGCTGCTACTTTCCCCCCAGGACCGGGAATTACACTAAAAGGCTTTCAGGATACTGGCCACTGCATCAGTACAGATGCTGAATCCACACAGTGCATACTTTCCCACCAATATCAATATAATACACTGAATGTTCAAACTATTAGGGACACTTTTCATGaggtacactgatgaggtgaatccaggtaaaagccagtATCCTGTATTGATTCcccttattaaatctctaccaatcacaaaggaggagatggagataatgagaagcagatgagttagagaaggattttgaagctttgagacaattgagatatGGATTGTGCAAAGATgaccctaatattttgtgcattcagtgtTTATGACAGCAGTTTCTACAACACAGCATTAAGAGATTTTATGGATGTGGACTCTGACCTTGTAACTCCACCGTTGTATATCCTTCCTCAACGCCCTGATTGGAGTGCACCTTACACATGTACCGCGTTGAATTTCCGCTTTCCAGTGGCTGCACTTTTTGGAAGACGAGGGATAATTGTCCCTGTTCTCGTTCATACCGACAATGGAAGCCACTTTGTGTATGTCTATGGTGCTCAGTGATATTCCCATCACTGCCCAAATCACACAGCTTATGGTTTTGGAACCACGCCagatgtttgattgacagcccgTCTCGGGTTGAGGAGACGTTGCAGAGGAGGGTGACCTGCTGGCCACACTCTGCCGTTACCACAGGACTCACACTTACTTTCACCAGCGCTGAGGAGGAAGTTATAAGTAAATATTGCACTGAGCTTTAATGGGGGGTTATTCCACATGCACCTTACATTTAGCATTCCCAGCTACAGTACACAAAAACATTCTATCTTGCATTAACAGAAAATTGCAGTCTGCTTCCTCACTGAGTTTTGTTCTCATTTAGTTTCTCCTGTGTAATCATGCAATACATACTTTGTCTTGCTTGTTTGGATATGCCATCTAGAAATCCAATCCAAAAGTTGTGACAACTTTGACTGGCTGGACTACAAAATAAAAGCGAAAGAACATTCCTATACCGAGCAAACAAGCATAAACTTGTTTATTGTTTCATACCTTGTGTAGTGAGAATGAACGCCGTTGTAAGCCAAAGTAGTAGAAGCAGTGCTCTCAACCCCATTGTCAGCTTTGTTGCATTTCACTGTAACATGGACAGAAACAATATTAAAACACAGGATATTCACCTGACCAGCAGAACTAGATTTGTAGGCAGGTGTGTTTGCTTGCCAGCCCGACGAGACCTAAATCTCACCTGGCTTGCGAggctatagtgttttctatcatGGCACAATTTAAAATAGCGCTGTGTTGGTCAAGTCTGACAGTGGAGAGGGACTGACCTCTGGAGGGTTGTCGCTAGTCCTCGCCTCTTCTCCAGCGTCTCTGATTCCTTCTGatttctttgatgtgtttttcttccttcctcaaAGTGCAGAAAGCTAATGATTTACAGAATTATGGAGAATTACCAGGCCAGCAGAGCTTATCTCTGGAGAGGGTGTGTCTTGGaatctgaaaaacaaagagaagggagagcaagtgtgtgcctctgtatgtgtgtgtgtgagagagagaaagagagagagagagagaggggtggggatggggggagacagaaagagaaagaggagaaagtgtgAGAGTCAAGGTCTATTCACTGAGCCCCACAAGCTGCTACAAGTAGAGACTTTGTCTGACTCCGTTTGATGTGGTGGAGCAATGTTCCGCCAGATGATTTCTATGGGACGAAGTTTCATATTGATTTTCGCCATGAGGACATCATGGCTCTTTAATATTGTTCTAATTCTATAGCAATAGCCAGAGGGAAATGCTGTAATATCTCTTTATTTTCCATGGTATCACCCTGACTCAGTAAAGGCCCTATTGTGTCTTGTTGTGATGTCAGTAGTCATTTTCTTGGGAGGCAGTTATGATCGTGGCACATTGACATAATTCCCACCAGAAGtcacgcacacatacgcacaaacatgtacacacgtAACACcctaccccacccccacccctaaCCCATACTACAGTAGATTTCCAATATAATAGACGCTTTAAGCTTAATTCTGGTCTACTGGGGACTACTGTAGCTTGTGGTGGGTTTCTCCACATGGGAAGGCTCAAGTCTGCAGTCTGGTAGCTATGGCTGCTGTTTACATTCTCAGATGGTCTCTACACAGCTAATTTTACAGTGTTAATAAGCATCAATtcttcagtgacaattatttggagttgacaagtgttaaTTGGAGCATGCaggtatgtgcacacacacacacatgcaatatgCACGCAAAAAAAAAGGCCACACTTTATTTCACACTCTCAACCAAATATTACCAGGCAAAATGACAAACATGGTGTCAaactctccctcttccccctgcCCCGCATGACAGCAGCGCTGCGGCTTAGTTACACGGTGTGTCAAGTTCCATCCTGTACTTAATTGCTGTGGGGACCAGATTACCAATAGTGCTGAGTTTTATCGGCGGCTTCAAACGCGATCTAGGTCTGGTAAACCGCTGAAGTCGTTTAGTATCcgttaaataaagtttgacagTAATTCCGCACTCTAGAGAGACCGGTTGAGTCCCACTCTGGACCCGTTGCCATGGCGATTAGTCAGGTGGATTTGCGTTTCCCGTTGCAATCTCAGACCGAAGGCGACAAGGTCTGATCCGCCCCAACAAAGGTCAGCACTTGCCCTGCATGCACTCTCTGTGGTACATTCCCTCCAGACTGGTAGGATGTTCTGTGCCCTTTTCTGGATGTCACTTCTATTATATGAAACCCTTATGACTCCAAAAACCCAACTTTCCAGGAATTGGAAAAACCAGACTAATGTTGCCATTACCACAAATACAACTTTTGCAACATAGAAGACCATGCAAGCCTTAactccaataaaaaaaataaaaaataaacccaAATTGAAGTTTCGAGGTGTTTAAACGCCAGTAATACTTTGTTGCTTGAGCCTGTTTAAGACCACTTTATTACATGAATGGTGATCTTCAATTGCATCAGGCCCTGGGAGCTGCTAGTACAAGTACCAATCATAATTCCTGTGTCTAATTCCTGATGAAGACTTAAGCTGTTAAAATGCCTCCAAGCCCCAGTAAAGCTCAGTACAGCCTCAATGAGATTTAAAGTGTCGAAGCTACGCTGGCACTTAACGCTACAAGTTTAAACAGAATCTCAgttgtgtgttgtattgtgtgctGCAGATGCATCCATCAAGTTCCACTTCAACTGCAAGCTTACTACAGCAAATGCTTGCTGAATTGAAGCTTTGGCAAAAAATTATATCGATCTGAAATTCTGTATACTTTCCATTCACCAAACatgagttttgtgttacaactATTTAGTTCTACTTTACTACATTAAAAAACAAGTACTTTACTACATTTAAAGCACTATATAATGTTGAGAGGCAACACATCGTAGGAGACGAAACAGTTTTATTCTGCAGCTTAGCATCTCTTCAGTGCCATCATTGGCATAGTTATAGTGCTTAGTACAGCCATTAATGGTGCTGTCTAGTGACATCCAGAAAATGACAGGATGCAATCAATGCTACCCTCTCTTCCTGTAAGAGCCAGAAGTGGGAAGAGTACAAGGGAAGAAGAGCAAGGCTGCAAATCGTTTCTTAAGTAAAGGAGTTTCTTTAAGTAGCTGCCATGCAGGTGCCAAGTGAATTTCCCCAAATTGTCACAGTACTGACTCAGTCGATTTATGCAGGGCAATGATTGTGGGCTTTagctgtaatgtttttttttagggccAAAATGTTAACGAGACTAGATCAAAACACAGCATTCTCATTCCTGTCACATCCGTTGAGTTCGTGCATACAGTGAGAAACACGGCTTtactctctctgctgtgtttatataaacaaatatgtcgccacagtaatattgtgacatctagttttgttttgtaatgtggTACGCTGTGAATATGAGGGCTGCTGGGAACTTCCATCTTATGTGAGGGCCCATGTGCTCATAGTATCACTGCTTCCTCTTTCGTTCTTAGAAACATAATCTGCTTGCACGACAAATTTCAGAGCAATGTGAAAGTCAGGTATAATGGTATATCTGTGGGAGGCGATATGAGCAGGGATGAGTGGGGACATCAAAGGCTCCCCACTTCTCAGCCATAAATTGTAGGGATAatgtgaaggaaaacaaaaatgttccTGTCCGCCACACGCATGGTTAAACCTGCACTAATCACTGACTATATCTCTA from the Centroberyx gerrardi isolate f3 chromosome 3, fCenGer3.hap1.cur.20231027, whole genome shotgun sequence genome contains:
- the LOC139921376 gene encoding uncharacterized protein LOC139921376; translation: MGLRALLLLLWLTTAFILTTQALVKVSVSPVVTAECGQQVTLLCNVSSTRDGLSIKHLAWFQNHKLCDLGSDGNITEHHRHTQSGFHCRYEREQGQLSLVFQKVQPLESGNSTRYMCKVHSNQGVEEGYTTVELQECGGNVDVAVTREGPACTFTGVHPDGDVHWFHGSTRLAGVSPRINTSKRVDAGGWLTVSSSLEKKDYKEPYNCSLWNPASGRYISSSLVQIPGQVRVSSGAGAPGPLWTFWCFPFLAVFSMK